Proteins encoded together in one Pangasianodon hypophthalmus isolate fPanHyp1 chromosome 18, fPanHyp1.pri, whole genome shotgun sequence window:
- the LOC113532190 gene encoding small integral membrane protein 30: MASSLTPASVLAVLGFFFLSVLQPVEAYDSGDAVALLLGMAITVVGLCACLGWYSRRRSGQF; this comes from the coding sequence ATGGCGTCTTCATTGACTCCCGCAAGCGTGTTGGCGGTGCTGGGTTTCTTCTTCCTGAGTGTCCTGCAGCCCGTGGAGGCTTATGACAGCGGGGACGCCGTGGCTCTGCTCTTGGGGATGGCCATCACGGTGGTCGGCTTATGCGCGTGCCTGGGCTGGTACTCCCGGAGACGCAGCGGGCAGTTCTGA